The following proteins come from a genomic window of Streptomyces sp. NBC_01716:
- a CDS encoding glycosyltransferase family 4 protein produces MHKTLIVTNDFPPRPGGIQAFLHNMALRLDPDRIVVYASTWKRGAEGTEATAAFDAEQPFTVVRDRTTMLLPTPRVTGRAVGLLREHGCESVWFGAAAPLGLMGPALRRAGARRIVATSHGHEAGWAQLPAARRLLRRIGEGTDTITYLGEYTRSRIAAALTPEAAGRMVQLPPGVDEKTFHPGSGGDAVRERLGLAERPVVVCVSRLVPRKGQDTLILAMPAILARVPDAVLLIVGGGPYDKELRKLATETGVADSVRFTGPVPWSELPAHYGAGDVFAMPCRTRRGGLDVEGLGIVYLEASATGLPVVAGDSGGAPDAVLDGETGWVVHGAPPALAAQESADRVTTLLLDPELRRRMGTRGRDWVEDRWRWDLLANRLRELL; encoded by the coding sequence ATGCACAAGACCTTGATCGTGACCAACGACTTCCCACCCAGGCCCGGCGGCATCCAGGCGTTCCTGCACAACATGGCGCTGCGGCTGGACCCCGACAGGATCGTCGTCTACGCCTCCACCTGGAAGCGCGGCGCCGAGGGCACGGAGGCGACGGCGGCCTTCGACGCCGAGCAGCCCTTCACGGTCGTGCGCGACCGCACGACGATGCTGCTGCCGACCCCGAGGGTGACCGGACGGGCGGTGGGACTGCTGCGTGAACACGGCTGCGAGTCGGTGTGGTTCGGCGCTGCGGCCCCGCTCGGTCTGATGGGCCCCGCGCTGCGCCGGGCGGGTGCCCGGCGGATCGTCGCCACCTCGCACGGCCACGAGGCGGGGTGGGCGCAGCTGCCCGCGGCCCGGCGACTGCTGCGCCGTATCGGCGAGGGGACGGACACGATCACCTACCTCGGCGAGTACACGCGCTCACGGATCGCCGCCGCGCTCACGCCGGAAGCGGCCGGGCGCATGGTCCAACTGCCGCCCGGCGTCGACGAGAAGACGTTCCATCCGGGGTCGGGCGGCGACGCGGTACGCGAGCGGCTGGGGCTCGCGGAGCGGCCGGTGGTGGTCTGCGTCTCGCGGCTGGTGCCGCGCAAGGGGCAGGACACCCTGATCCTCGCCATGCCCGCGATCCTGGCGAGGGTCCCCGACGCCGTGCTGCTGATCGTCGGCGGCGGACCGTACGACAAGGAGCTGCGGAAGCTGGCGACGGAGACCGGCGTCGCCGACTCCGTACGCTTCACCGGCCCCGTGCCCTGGTCCGAGCTGCCCGCCCACTACGGCGCCGGCGACGTCTTCGCGATGCCCTGCCGCACCCGCCGCGGCGGCCTCGACGTGGAGGGCCTGGGCATCGTCTATCTGGAGGCCTCCGCGACGGGCCTCCCAGTGGTCGCGGGCGACTCCGGCGGCGCTCCTGACGCGGTACTGGACGGTGAGACGGGCTGGGTGGTCCATGGCGCCCCGCCGGCGCTCGCCGCCCAGGAATCGGCGGACCGCGTCACGACCCTGCTGCTCGACCCCGAACTCCGCCGTCGCATGGGCACGCGCGGCCGGGACTGGGTCGAGGACCGCTGGCGCTGGGACCTCCTGGCGAACCGCCTGCGCGAGCTGTTGTAG